From one Alosa alosa isolate M-15738 ecotype Scorff River chromosome 5, AALO_Geno_1.1, whole genome shotgun sequence genomic stretch:
- the LOC125295129 gene encoding myogenesis-regulating glycosidase-like isoform X2 — MYQIVQGTVGDLYPGPFTKPPKQKKWGRQGRPMLFAIILGVVLVMSAIVAWCYYSASLRRAEILKAELLDLKKDGFIIRNQEGDIIFRMLFRSGSLDLDSCSKEGGILRCDQSDTGKLNFFVQTVRPKDTVMCYRVRWEELEEGRSVEHAMSYNGSHWYGGAERAVQHWPMSVEGQEAPKPFITGDVYSNRQDFGSILERYWLSANATAIKINDSVPFHLGWDDKEKILRFQARYNDSPYKALPRKVAHAELSYRVCVGRDVTSIHKYMVRRYFNKPNKVPSEAVFRQPIWSTWALNKSAVDQEKILKYASDIQKHGFNCSQLELDDRYTSSYGEFEFDPEKFPNVSTMFQSLKDDGFHVSLWTHPFINYESTNFDVGVKRELFVREPSGQLPALVRWWNGIGGILDFTNPEAREWFASHLRALKTKYGVASFKFDAGETNYLPKQFSTYAPLHDPSTFTRRYTEMAIPYNDRAELRSGYQSQNISCFFRLIDRDSVWGYDLGLKSIIPTVLTISILGYQFILPDMIGGNPNGTLGSTGLPDRELYIRWLELSAFMPSMQFSIPPWAYDDEVVEIARKFTTLHETLVAPRMLELAGEVLHTGDPIIRPLWWIASEDEAAYKIDSQFLIGDDFMVAPVLEPGKQERDIYLPAGKWRSYKGEHYDNMKGPMHLTDYPVDLDEIAYFEWAG, encoded by the exons ATGTATCAAATAGTACAGGGAACTGTGGGGGATCTGTACCCTGGTCCCTTCACTAAGCCCCCAAAGCAGAAGAAATGGGGTCGACAAGGCCGTCCAATGTTATTTGCAATTATCCTGGGAGTGGTTTTAGTGATGTCAGCCATAGTAGCATGGTGCTACTACAGTGCTTCTCTGCGCAGAGCAGAAATCCTCAAAGCTGAATTACTGGACCTGAAGAAGGATGGGTTCATTATCCGCAATCAAGAGGGTGACATCATCTTCAGAATGCTTTTCAG GTCGGGATCTCTTGATCTGGACTCGTGTTCTAAGGAGGGCGGAATACTTCGCTGCGATCAGTCAGACACAGGGAAACTGAACTTCTTTGTCCAGACCGTCAGGCCAAAGGACACGGTGATGTGCTACCGGGTGCGCtgggaggagctggaggagggccGCTCCGTGGAGCACGCCATGTCCTACAACGGCTCCCACTGGTATGGAGGTGCGGAGCGAGCCGTCCAGCATTGGCCCATGTCCGTGGAAGGCCAGGAAGCCCCCAAACCTTTCATCACCGGAGACGTGTACTCCAACCGCCAGGACTTTGGTAGCATTCTGGAGCGCTACTGGCTCTCAGCCAACGCCACAGCCATAAAGATTAATGACTCTGTGCCTTTTCACCTTGGCTGGGATGACAAGGAGAAGATTCTTCGCTTCCAGGCTCGGTATAATGACAGCCCTTACAAAGCACTACCCAGAAAGGTGGCACACGCCGAACTGAGCtatcgtgtgtgtgtcggcCGCGATGTCACCTCCATACACAAGTACATGGTCCGGCGGTACTTTAACAAACCCAACAAGGTTCCGTCCGAGGCGGTGTTCCGCCAGCCAATTTGGTCCACGTGGGCCTTGAACAAGAGCGCAGTGGACCAGGAGAAGATCCTTAAGTACGCGTCAGACATCCAGAAGCACGGCTTCAACTGCAGCCAACTGGAACTCGACGACCGCTACACCAGCAGTTACGGCGAGTTCGAGTTTGACCCGGAGAAGTTTCCCAACGTCTCAACCATGTTTCAGAGTCTGAAGGACGATGGTTTCCATGTCTCTCTGTGGACCCATCCCTTCATTAACTACGAATCCACCAACTTTGACGTCGGAGTGAAGAGGGAGCTGTTTGTCCGAGAGCCCAGTGGACAGCTCCCTGCCTTAGTCCGCTGGTGGAACGGTATCGGGGGCATCCTGGACTTCACCAACCCAGAGGCCCGTGAATGGTTTGCTTCCCATCTCCGAGCCCTTAAAACCAAGTATGGGGTTGCCTCATTCAAATTCGATGCCGGGGAAACCAACTACCTGCCAAAGCAGTTTAGCACCTACGCACCCTTGCATGACCCCAGCACCTTTACCCGCCGCTACACAGAAATGGCCATTCCATACAATGACCGCGCCGAACTTCGGTCTGGGTACCAGTCCCAGAACATCTCCTGTTTCTTCAGGCTTATTGATCGGGACTCTGTGTGGGGTTACGACCTGGGTCTCAAATCCATCATTCCTACCGTCTTGACCATTAGCATCCTAGGCTATCAGTTCATTTTGCCAGACATGATTGGTGGTAATCCGAACGGGACTCTAGGGTCCACGGGCCTGCCTGACCGTGAGCTCTACATCCGCTGGCTGGAGCTGTCAGCCTTCATGCCGTCCATGCAGTTCTCCATCCCGCCTTGGGCGTACGACGACGAGGTGGTGGAGATTGCACGGAAGTTCACCACACTCCACGAGACCCTAGTGGCCCCACGAATGTTGGAGCTGGCCGGGGAGGTGCTGCACACCGGAGACCCAATCATCCGCCCTCTCTGGTGGATCGCCTCAGAGGACGAGGCGGCGTACAAGATAGACTCTCAGTTCCTCATTGGGGACGACTTCATGGTGGCACCTGTGCTGGAGCCGGGTAAACAGGAGAGGGATATCTACCTTCCTGCTGGCAAATGGAGAAGCTACAAGGGGGAGCACTATGACAACATGAAGGGTCCCATGCATCTTACTGACTACCCTGTAGATCTAGATGAAATAGCATATTTTGAGTGGGCAGGCTAA
- the LOC125295129 gene encoding myogenesis-regulating glycosidase-like isoform X1: MSSVCLCVFVRDFRVHQETKPISPSSFWLQKHVIVQREPHSPALHSLLNDIVFFLYSPFSVLIMYQIVQGTVGDLYPGPFTKPPKQKKWGRQGRPMLFAIILGVVLVMSAIVAWCYYSASLRRAEILKAELLDLKKDGFIIRNQEGDIIFRMLFRSGSLDLDSCSKEGGILRCDQSDTGKLNFFVQTVRPKDTVMCYRVRWEELEEGRSVEHAMSYNGSHWYGGAERAVQHWPMSVEGQEAPKPFITGDVYSNRQDFGSILERYWLSANATAIKINDSVPFHLGWDDKEKILRFQARYNDSPYKALPRKVAHAELSYRVCVGRDVTSIHKYMVRRYFNKPNKVPSEAVFRQPIWSTWALNKSAVDQEKILKYASDIQKHGFNCSQLELDDRYTSSYGEFEFDPEKFPNVSTMFQSLKDDGFHVSLWTHPFINYESTNFDVGVKRELFVREPSGQLPALVRWWNGIGGILDFTNPEAREWFASHLRALKTKYGVASFKFDAGETNYLPKQFSTYAPLHDPSTFTRRYTEMAIPYNDRAELRSGYQSQNISCFFRLIDRDSVWGYDLGLKSIIPTVLTISILGYQFILPDMIGGNPNGTLGSTGLPDRELYIRWLELSAFMPSMQFSIPPWAYDDEVVEIARKFTTLHETLVAPRMLELAGEVLHTGDPIIRPLWWIASEDEAAYKIDSQFLIGDDFMVAPVLEPGKQERDIYLPAGKWRSYKGEHYDNMKGPMHLTDYPVDLDEIAYFEWAG, from the exons ATGTCaagtgtctgcctgtgtgtttttgttagaG ATTTCAGAGTTCATCAAGAAACTAAACCTATTTCACCATCATCTTTTTGGTTGCAGAAACATGTTATTGTCCAACGGGAACCTCACTCACCAGCACTACATAGTCTCTTAAATGATatagtattttttttgtatagTCCCTTTTCTGTCCTCATTATGTATCAAATAGTACAGGGAACTGTGGGGGATCTGTACCCTGGTCCCTTCACTAAGCCCCCAAAGCAGAAGAAATGGGGTCGACAAGGCCGTCCAATGTTATTTGCAATTATCCTGGGAGTGGTTTTAGTGATGTCAGCCATAGTAGCATGGTGCTACTACAGTGCTTCTCTGCGCAGAGCAGAAATCCTCAAAGCTGAATTACTGGACCTGAAGAAGGATGGGTTCATTATCCGCAATCAAGAGGGTGACATCATCTTCAGAATGCTTTTCAG GTCGGGATCTCTTGATCTGGACTCGTGTTCTAAGGAGGGCGGAATACTTCGCTGCGATCAGTCAGACACAGGGAAACTGAACTTCTTTGTCCAGACCGTCAGGCCAAAGGACACGGTGATGTGCTACCGGGTGCGCtgggaggagctggaggagggccGCTCCGTGGAGCACGCCATGTCCTACAACGGCTCCCACTGGTATGGAGGTGCGGAGCGAGCCGTCCAGCATTGGCCCATGTCCGTGGAAGGCCAGGAAGCCCCCAAACCTTTCATCACCGGAGACGTGTACTCCAACCGCCAGGACTTTGGTAGCATTCTGGAGCGCTACTGGCTCTCAGCCAACGCCACAGCCATAAAGATTAATGACTCTGTGCCTTTTCACCTTGGCTGGGATGACAAGGAGAAGATTCTTCGCTTCCAGGCTCGGTATAATGACAGCCCTTACAAAGCACTACCCAGAAAGGTGGCACACGCCGAACTGAGCtatcgtgtgtgtgtcggcCGCGATGTCACCTCCATACACAAGTACATGGTCCGGCGGTACTTTAACAAACCCAACAAGGTTCCGTCCGAGGCGGTGTTCCGCCAGCCAATTTGGTCCACGTGGGCCTTGAACAAGAGCGCAGTGGACCAGGAGAAGATCCTTAAGTACGCGTCAGACATCCAGAAGCACGGCTTCAACTGCAGCCAACTGGAACTCGACGACCGCTACACCAGCAGTTACGGCGAGTTCGAGTTTGACCCGGAGAAGTTTCCCAACGTCTCAACCATGTTTCAGAGTCTGAAGGACGATGGTTTCCATGTCTCTCTGTGGACCCATCCCTTCATTAACTACGAATCCACCAACTTTGACGTCGGAGTGAAGAGGGAGCTGTTTGTCCGAGAGCCCAGTGGACAGCTCCCTGCCTTAGTCCGCTGGTGGAACGGTATCGGGGGCATCCTGGACTTCACCAACCCAGAGGCCCGTGAATGGTTTGCTTCCCATCTCCGAGCCCTTAAAACCAAGTATGGGGTTGCCTCATTCAAATTCGATGCCGGGGAAACCAACTACCTGCCAAAGCAGTTTAGCACCTACGCACCCTTGCATGACCCCAGCACCTTTACCCGCCGCTACACAGAAATGGCCATTCCATACAATGACCGCGCCGAACTTCGGTCTGGGTACCAGTCCCAGAACATCTCCTGTTTCTTCAGGCTTATTGATCGGGACTCTGTGTGGGGTTACGACCTGGGTCTCAAATCCATCATTCCTACCGTCTTGACCATTAGCATCCTAGGCTATCAGTTCATTTTGCCAGACATGATTGGTGGTAATCCGAACGGGACTCTAGGGTCCACGGGCCTGCCTGACCGTGAGCTCTACATCCGCTGGCTGGAGCTGTCAGCCTTCATGCCGTCCATGCAGTTCTCCATCCCGCCTTGGGCGTACGACGACGAGGTGGTGGAGATTGCACGGAAGTTCACCACACTCCACGAGACCCTAGTGGCCCCACGAATGTTGGAGCTGGCCGGGGAGGTGCTGCACACCGGAGACCCAATCATCCGCCCTCTCTGGTGGATCGCCTCAGAGGACGAGGCGGCGTACAAGATAGACTCTCAGTTCCTCATTGGGGACGACTTCATGGTGGCACCTGTGCTGGAGCCGGGTAAACAGGAGAGGGATATCTACCTTCCTGCTGGCAAATGGAGAAGCTACAAGGGGGAGCACTATGACAACATGAAGGGTCCCATGCATCTTACTGACTACCCTGTAGATCTAGATGAAATAGCATATTTTGAGTGGGCAGGCTAA